In a single window of the Anabas testudineus chromosome 19, fAnaTes1.2, whole genome shotgun sequence genome:
- the LOC113156695 gene encoding mucin-5AC-like isoform X2 yields MNKGFAVVIGTVSPGRVDGSQMSKNMANKMNHKGLGKVLTCTQKPRERSLSTVTTSVVAPRTHQRRWSADICKCEVSNVIIVRKNRTEPQPPQRGVSLLRTHSVSPSSFKRYSCPPIGIFPSPSRSSSCSSSSCSSSTTPSCSSPPPVQTSVITGPDPLGWKLHPKSSSTSLRTRTNRLSLQIPLPVILPDPKSNPTPITPSDNTSDPDPSHKTKPPVRPKPSRRRHSDSSAFLRSLATPVVPVVTLEELCAVHLHSVTRSNESDDVFSHGNQGQRKATSQSHKIPPPVPKKTSMARQIAQLIAHSRQLFKPIPIKAKETTYTRAIKPHQAADLNRLHATKTGLRLDTSCDRERLTPRLPGREI; encoded by the exons ATGAATAAAGGCTTTGCTGTTGTTATTGGCACTGTTAGTCCAGGTCGTGTCGATGGCAGTCAGATGAGTAAAAACATGGCTAATAAGATGAACCACAAGGGACTAGGAAAAGTCTTAACATGCACTCAGAAGCCCAGGGAGCGCTCCTTGTCAACAGTCACCACCTCTGTTGTGGCACCACGTACTCACCAGCGACGGTGGTCAGCCGACATTTGCAAGTGTGAAGTGTCCAACGTCATTATCGTGAGGAAAAACAGGACGGAGCCACAGCCGCCTCAGCGCGGAGTATCACTCCTCAGAACCCACTCGGTGTCCCCGTCCTCATTCAAACGCTACTCATGCCCTCCCATCGGGATCTTTCCTTCACCAAGTCGGTCGTCCTcttgctcttcctcctcctgctcgtCTTCCACCACCCCatcctgctcctctcctcctcctgtgcaGACATCTGTCATCACCGGCCCCGACCCACTAGGCTGGAAGTTGCATCCCAAGTCCAGCTCCACCTCCCTCCGCACTCGCACTAACAGACTGTCTCTGCAGATTCCCCTCCCTGTCATCTTGCCTGACCCCAAATCTAACCCCACACCTATCACCCCGTCAGACAACACTTCTGATCCAGACCCCtcacacaaaaccaaacccCCTGTCAGACCCAAACCATCCCGCCGCCGCCACTCCGACTCCTCAGCCTTCCTACGATCTCTGGCAACCCCAGTAGTCCCTGTTGTGACACTTGAGGAGCTCTGTGCTGTCCATCTCCACTCAGTCACCCGTTCAAATGAATCTGATGATGTCTTCAGTCATGGGAATCAAGGGCAGAGGAAGGCGACCAGCCAGTCACACAAAATACCTCCACCTGTTCCAAAGAAAACCTCCATGGCAAGACAAATAGCACAGCTGATTGCTCACTCTCGCCAACTCTTCAAGCCGATTCCCATAAAAGCTAAAGAAACCACTTACACCAGAGCGATAAAGCCACATCAGGCTGCCGACCTCAACAGGCTGCATGCTACAAAAACTG GGCTGCGGCTGGATACCAGCTGCGACAGGGAGAGGCTGACTCCACGTCTCCCGGGCAGAGAAATATGA
- the LOC113156695 gene encoding mucin-5AC-like isoform X1: MNKGFAVVIGTVSPGRVDGSQMSKNMANKMNHKGLGKVLTCTQKPRERSLSTVTTSVVAPRTHQRRWSADICKCEVSNVIIVRKNRTEPQPPQRGVSLLRTHSVSPSSFKRYSCPPIGIFPSPSRSSSCSSSSCSSSTTPSCSSPPPVQTSVITGPDPLGWKLHPKSSSTSLRTRTNRLSLQIPLPVILPDPKSNPTPITPSDNTSDPDPSHKTKPPVRPKPSRRRHSDSSAFLRSLATPVVPVVTLEELCAVHLHSVTRSNESDDVFSHGNQGQRKATSQSHKIPPPVPKKTSMARQIAQLIAHSRQLFKPIPIKAKETTYTRAIKPHQAADLNRLHATKTAGLRLDTSCDRERLTPRLPGREI; the protein is encoded by the exons ATGAATAAAGGCTTTGCTGTTGTTATTGGCACTGTTAGTCCAGGTCGTGTCGATGGCAGTCAGATGAGTAAAAACATGGCTAATAAGATGAACCACAAGGGACTAGGAAAAGTCTTAACATGCACTCAGAAGCCCAGGGAGCGCTCCTTGTCAACAGTCACCACCTCTGTTGTGGCACCACGTACTCACCAGCGACGGTGGTCAGCCGACATTTGCAAGTGTGAAGTGTCCAACGTCATTATCGTGAGGAAAAACAGGACGGAGCCACAGCCGCCTCAGCGCGGAGTATCACTCCTCAGAACCCACTCGGTGTCCCCGTCCTCATTCAAACGCTACTCATGCCCTCCCATCGGGATCTTTCCTTCACCAAGTCGGTCGTCCTcttgctcttcctcctcctgctcgtCTTCCACCACCCCatcctgctcctctcctcctcctgtgcaGACATCTGTCATCACCGGCCCCGACCCACTAGGCTGGAAGTTGCATCCCAAGTCCAGCTCCACCTCCCTCCGCACTCGCACTAACAGACTGTCTCTGCAGATTCCCCTCCCTGTCATCTTGCCTGACCCCAAATCTAACCCCACACCTATCACCCCGTCAGACAACACTTCTGATCCAGACCCCtcacacaaaaccaaacccCCTGTCAGACCCAAACCATCCCGCCGCCGCCACTCCGACTCCTCAGCCTTCCTACGATCTCTGGCAACCCCAGTAGTCCCTGTTGTGACACTTGAGGAGCTCTGTGCTGTCCATCTCCACTCAGTCACCCGTTCAAATGAATCTGATGATGTCTTCAGTCATGGGAATCAAGGGCAGAGGAAGGCGACCAGCCAGTCACACAAAATACCTCCACCTGTTCCAAAGAAAACCTCCATGGCAAGACAAATAGCACAGCTGATTGCTCACTCTCGCCAACTCTTCAAGCCGATTCCCATAAAAGCTAAAGAAACCACTTACACCAGAGCGATAAAGCCACATCAGGCTGCCGACCTCAACAGGCTGCATGCTACAAAAACTG CAGGGCTGCGGCTGGATACCAGCTGCGACAGGGAGAGGCTGACTCCACGTCTCCCGGGCAGAGAAATATGA